In Primulina huaijiensis isolate GDHJ02 chromosome 6, ASM1229523v2, whole genome shotgun sequence, a single window of DNA contains:
- the LOC140979236 gene encoding methyltransferase FGSG_00040, translated as MSEMESMQGAEMDEETMQELRSKAAELLLREEYTDSISTYSQFISLCQHFISEKNPDAAVLARLRKSLCLAFSNRAEARSRLMEVTEALKDCDLALRIERSHVKTLLCKGKILLSLNRYGMALECFEAANLETQGNENVDLVNGLLEKCKRLDFLSRNGGFDVSDWVLSGYRGKTPEFSEYVGAVEIKRSEISGRGLFATKNVETGTLLLVTKAIAVDRAIMPPGSCENSQLVMWKNFIDKVVDSTSKCSRINGLISMLSTGEDEESIEIPDIRSFRDSDISCEKLDMGRMLSILDVNSILENAISAKVLGKNVDYQGLGLWVLASFVNHSCDPNIRRLHIGDHVVVHASRDIKAGEELTFAYFDVLLPMNNRREIAAMNWGFNCRCKRCKFEENVFLKQDMRDIEMAFEKGVVDMGNVVYRLEEAMRRCMIRGKGKGYLRASFWQAYSQVFECEKSMKKWGRKIPLMDILVDSVVEGVGSDERIVKVFMDGLKRGGINGVVEMEKTLKLGRGVYGKIMKKQALRSLLQFGTAQE; from the coding sequence ATGAGTGAAATGGAATCAATGCAGGGAGCAGAAATGGACGAAGAAACGATGCAAGAGCTAAGATCCAAGGCAGCTGAGCTACTGCTGAGAGAAGAATATACGGACTCCATTAGCACCTATTCTCAATTCATCTCTCTGTGCCAACATTTCATTTCTGAGAAAAACCCAGATGCAGCCGTCTTAGCAAGACTCCGAAAATCACTCTGCCTGGCCTTTTCTAATCGGGCGGAAGCTCGATCTCGCTTGATGGAGGTTACTGAAGCATTGAAAGATTGTGATTTAGCACTGAGAATAGAGAGATCCCATGTCAAGACTTTGCTTTGTAAAGGTAAGATTTTGTTGAGTTTGAATAGGTACGGCATGGCCTTGGAATGCTTCGAGGCAGCAAATCTTGAAACCCAGGGTAATGAGAATGTAGATTTGGTTAATGGGCTGCTAGAGAAATGCAAAAGGCTTGATTTTCTTTCAAGGAATGGGGGATTTGATGTTTCGGATTGGGTGTTGAGTGGTTATAGGGGTAAAACTCCTGAATTTTCAGAGTATGTTGGTGCAGTAGAGATCAAGAGGTCTGAGATTAGTGGGCGTGGCTTATTTGCAACCAAGAATGTCGAAACTGGGACTTTGCTTTTGGTTACTAAAGCTATTGCTGTTGATAGGGCTATTATGCCTCCAGGTTCTTGTGAAAATTCCCAACTGGTTATGTGGAAGAATTTCATTGATAAAGTTGTGGACTCGACCTCAAAATGTAGTAGAATCAATGGCTTGATATCGATGTTATCAACAGGAGAAGACGAGGAGAGTATTGAAATTCCTGATATTAGGAGTTTTAGGGATAGTGATATTTCTTGTGAGAAGTTGGATATGGGAAGAATGTTAAGCATTTTGGATGTGAATTCGATTCTTGAGAATGCGATTTCAGCTAAAGTTCTAGGTAAAAATGTCGATTATCAAGGTCTTGGATTGTGGGTTTTAGCTTCTTTCGTCAACCATTCTTGTGATCCCAACATTAGGCGTTTGCACATTGGTGATCATGTCGTGGTCCATGCTTCTAGGGACATCAAGGCAGGCGAAGAGCTCACATTTGCTTATTTTGATGTCCTCTTGCCTATGAACAACCGAAGAGAAATAGCAGCTATGAATTGGGGGTTCAATTGTAGATGCAAGAGGTGTAAATTTGAAGAGAACGTATTCTTGAAGCAAGACATGAGGGATATTGAAATGGCTTTTGAAAAAGGGGTAGTGGATATGGGAAATGTAGTGTATAGATTAGAGGAAGCCATGAGGAGATGTATGATTAGGGGAAAGGGAAAAGGTTACTTGAGGGCATCATTTTGGCAAGCTTATTCCCAAGTTTTTGAATGCGAAAAATCGATGAAAAAATGGGGGAGAAAGATCCCATTAATGGATATTCTAGTGGATAGTGTAGTGGAAGGAGTAGGAAGTGATGAAAGGATTGTCAAAGTGTTTATGGATGGACTAAAGAGGGGTGGGATTAATGGAGTTGTGGAAATGGAGAAGACATTGAAGTTAGGAAGAGGGGTTTATGGAAAAATAATGAAGAAACAAGCACTGAGGAGTTTGCTCCAATTTGGTACTGCCCAAGAATGA
- the LOC140978913 gene encoding uncharacterized protein, with protein MEKYNSASTPVEYGLKLKKYCEIKKIFSILYKRIVGSLMHLTTTKLDIMYSISLISKYMENPTEMHLLAAKKILRDLEEKEEYIERKKERAWQRVLDGWSPPKIEDADGDTRLKPESTWTIDEVQTSNFNSKALNAIFSSVDTRMFNLITNCVCAKEAWDILQKHCEGSESVRKTRLRMVASKFESLRMEDKESILEYDSRLRQLSNEAHSLGDPMSNERLVNKVLRSLPEKFNVKVCAIEKSKDTSTINLDELMSSLRTFEINLDLQRKDKGKTIALEVSTDSYDEILQISKEVNESDLGEDSISLITKKFGDYLKKMREKKKIGQKSVLPNITTSEKAQKFTPMKGQFRPRNELQIQSNVRNLDSVQCRECYGFGHYANECANRLRRNKSMAVTLSDEESDDDQGSNESYNYTSLSAVIKEKRFMQINPLGVATGFAIPGRNIPSNSVCLNSTTLGESSQSETQEVDDDEVTLESVQTMYEELYEDWIKRNKVNAILSKENTVLKSNVSRLEVILSKKDLELCKIKEELKEATQILVKLNSSSSKLDSLLMIGKNDKAGLGYTNNLLETGESSNTERKPTVFVKGSAEVSNATHTEKGVSSKRPISTKQPKSRKRHFICHYCFRPGHIKPYCFKLRDDYKRWESEHVLPQVLYNTQRNTANRKPLVKRVWVPKTNIQCSVIYTSLKTNIVGIWYFDSGCSRHMTGSKDHLVDYVALRNGHVTYGGGAKGRIAGKGTLNVDGLPNLHNVLHVEGLNSNLISISQLCDDGLHVKFDKDNCEVFDNTNTCILIGTRSADNCYQLGEDLVCNHSKVSELNLWHQKLGHANFKTLKNLGKYDAVRGMPNLSSGIPYVCGACQKGKQTRVSHQMLQHFGTTRCLELVHMDLMGPMEVESLGGKKYSFVCVDDFSRFTWVSFLREKSDTFVAFKKLHAKITNLHDLRVGKIRTDHGKEFENSHFTSFCEKRGITHEFSAPKTPQQNGIAERKNRTLQEMARVMLSSKNISKRFWAEALNTACHISNRVYLRSGSTMTSYEIIMGKRPNLKYFHVFGCVCYVLNDRDHLAKFDSKSDKCLFLGYSSNSRAYRMYNLRTRTTMESIKVVFDDLADLTGKTIEDDVDGLRNVSETLPKTDVVPDVVTPATTPALAESTNEPGENAVNDDDVTNEGNDISSKIQKNHPSSQIIGGAFERMQTRRKEKVDYRKMNGLP; from the exons ggACTTAGAAGAGAAAGAAGAATACATAGAGCGAAAAAAAG AAAGAGCTTGGCAACGTGTACTTGATGGTTGGAGTCCACCAAAAATTGAAGATGCTGATGGAGACACTCGGCTCAAACCTGAAAGTACATGGACAATCGATGAAGTgcaaacttcaaattttaattccaaGGCTCTCAATGCTATATTCTCGTCTGTTGACACAAGGATGTTCAATCTAATCACCAATTGTGTCTGTGCCAAAGAAGCTTGGGATATACTTCAGAAACATTGTGAAGGATCCGAGAGTGTGCGTAAAACTAGGCTAAGGATGGTGGCATCAAAATTTGAAAGCTTGAGAATGGAGGACAAGGAGTCTATTCTTGAGTACGATAGCCGTTTGAGACAACTTTCTAATGAAGCTCACAGCCTTGGAGATCCCATGTCCAATGAAAGATTGGTGAACAAAGTATTAAGATCTCTTCCTGAGAAATTTAATGTCAAAGTTTGTGCAATTGAAAAATCTAAAGACACTTCAACAATCAACCTGGATGAATTAATGAGTTCTCTCAGAACATTTGAGATAAATCTTGATTTACAAAGGAAGGATAAAGGGAAGACAATAGCTCTTGAAGTTTCAACCGACTCTTATGATGAAATTCTTCAAATATCTAAAGAGGTGAATGAGTCTGATTTAGGAGAAGATTCTATCTCTCTAATTACTAAGAAATTTGGTGATTActtgaagaaaatgagagagaaaaagaaaattggaCAAAAATCCGTGTTGCCCAATATCACCACCTCTGAAAAAGCTCAAAAGTTTACTCCTATGAAGGGACAGTTCCGACCAAGGAATGAACTACAAATCCAATCTAATGTCAGAAATTTGGATTCAGTGCAATGTAGAGAGTGTTATGGATTTGGACACTATGCCAATGAGTGTGCCAATCGACTTCGGCGAAACAAAAGTATGGCTGTCACTTTGAGTGATGAAGAGTCCGATGATGATCAAGGATCAAATGAATCTTATAATTACACATCGTTGTCTGCTGTGATCAAGGAGAAACGTTTTATGCAAATCAATCCTTTGGGTGTTGCCACAGGTTTTGCAATACCTGGACGCAACATCCCCTCAAATTCAGTGTGTCTTAACTCTACAACCCTTGGTGAATCAAGTCAGTCTGAAACTCAAGAAGTAGATGATGATGAAGTCACTCTGGAAAGTGTGCAGACAATGTATGAAGAATTGTATGAAGACTGGATCAAAAGAAATAAAGTGAATGCAATTCTCTCCAAAGAGAATACTGTGTTGAAGTCAAATGTGTCACGACTTGAAGTAATCTTAAGCAAGAAAGACCTGGAATTATGCAAAATCAAGGAGGAACTTAAAGAAGCAACTCAAATTCTTGTTAAACTTAATTCAAGTTCATCCAAACTTGATTCACTCTTGATGATTGGAAAGAATGACAAAGCTGGACTTGGTTATACAAATAACCTGCTTGAAACTGGAGAATCTTCCAATACTGAAAGAAAACCAACTGTCTTTGTCAAAGGAAGTGCCGAAGTCTCAAATGCTACACACACTGAAAAAGGTGTTTCATCAAAAAGGCCAATATCTACCAAGCAACCCAAGTCCAGGAAACGCCACTTTATCTGCCACTACTGTTTTAGACCCGGACATATCAAACCCTACTGTTTTAAACTGAGAGATGACTACAAGAGATGGGAATCTGAACATGTGTTGCCTCAGGTGTTGTACAACACCCAGCGCAACACTGCCAATAGGAAACCATTGGTAAAAAGGGTTTGGGTGCCAAAGACTAATATTCAATGTTCTGTTATCTATACTTCATTAAAGACTAACATTGTAGGAATATGGTACTTTGACAGTGGCTGTTCACGCCACATGACAGGTTCTAAAGACCACTTGGTTGACTATGTTGCACTTAGGAATGGTCATGTGACATATGGTGGTGGTGCTAAAGGAAGAATTGCTGGCAAAGGGACCTTGAATGTTGATGGTTTGCCCAACCTAcacaatgtgcttcatgtcGAGGGACTTAATTCAAACTTAATAAGCATAAGTCAACTTTGTGATGATGGTTTACATGTTAAGTTTGATAAAGACaattgtgaagtttttgataACACTAATACTTGTATTTTGATAGGTACAAGGTCTGCGGACAACTGTTATCAACTTGGAGAGGACCTTGTGTGCAATCATTCAAAGGTGAGTGAATTAAATTTGTGGCATCAAAAACTGGGTCATGCAAATTTCAAGACATTAAAGAACCTTGGTAAGTACGATGCTGTGAGAGGTATGCCTAATTTATCCTCTGGAATTCCCTATGTTTGTGGTGCATGTCAAAAGGGTAAGCAAACACGTGTTTCCCATCAAATGTTGCAACACTTTGGGACAACACGGTGTCTTGAACTTGTACACATGGATCTTATGGGTCCAATGGAAGTGGAAAGCCTTGGAGGTAAGAAGTATTCATTTGTTTGTGTGGATGATTTCTCTCGTTTTACATGGGTAAGTTTTCTTAGAGAAAAATCCGACACATTTGTTGCTTTTAAGAAATTACATGCTAAGATTACTAATCTACATGATTTGAGGGTTGGTAAAATAAGGACCGACCATggtaaagaatttgaaaattcacaCTTTACATCATTCTGTGAAAAAAGAGGAATAACTCATGAATTTTCTGCCCCTAAaactcctcaacaaaatggaataGCCGAAAGGAAGAACAGGACACTGCAAGAAATGGCTAGGGTCATGTTGAGTTCAAAGAATATTTCAAAACGATTTTGGGCCGAGGCCCTAAATACAGCATGTCATATTTCAAATCGTGTGTACCTAAGGAGTGGTTCTACTATGACATCCTATGAAATTATAATGGGAAAAAGGCCAAACCTAAAGTACTTCCATGTTTTTGGGTGTGTCTGTTATGTTTTAAATGACCGAGACCATCTTGCAAAGTTTGATTCAAAAAGTGATAAGTGTTTATTCCTTGGTTATTCATCCAATAGTCGTGCATATCGCATGTATAATCTTAGAACAAGAACGACTATGGAATCTATTaaggttgtttttgatgatctTGCAGACTTAACAGGAAAAACAATCGAGGATGATGTTGATGGGCTACGGAACGTAAGTGAGACACTGCCTAAAACAGATGTTGTACCCGATGTTGTAACACCTGCGACAACGCCTGCACTGGCAGAATCAACTAATGAACCGGGAGAGAATGctgtaaatgatgatgatgtaaCCAATGAAGGGAATGATATTTCCagtaaaattcagaaaaatcatCCATCATCTCAGATCATTGGAGGAGCATTTGAAAGAATGCAAACTAGAAGGAAGGAGAAAGTGGATTATCGAAAAATGAATGGTCTA ccttaa